The following proteins come from a genomic window of Natrinema saccharevitans:
- a CDS encoding DUF7692 domain-containing protein → MRIRTDGDYAYRRDAIERAVDFYDCNKTKAVVSACDDVPTFVQAAREVLEREDLTLEQRREIAETLSTRAMTFDIEDEIVVTTE, encoded by the coding sequence ATGCGAATCAGAACCGACGGCGACTACGCGTACCGACGGGACGCGATTGAGCGGGCAGTTGACTTCTACGACTGCAACAAGACGAAAGCGGTCGTCAGCGCCTGCGACGACGTACCGACGTTCGTCCAGGCCGCCCGCGAGGTCCTCGAGCGCGAGGACCTCACGCTCGAGCAGCGGCGGGAGATCGCCGAGACGCTGTCGACGCGAGCGATGACGTTCGATATCGAAGACGAGATCGTCGTCACTACAGAGTGA
- a CDS encoding DUF7511 domain-containing protein, protein MSETEAPVPDEVESGATPLELLSDDVGNWTAVPADASGDDRVSKWLEVEADVLCDLEEWR, encoded by the coding sequence ATGAGCGAGACCGAAGCCCCCGTCCCAGACGAGGTCGAATCCGGCGCGACGCCCCTCGAGTTGCTCTCGGACGACGTGGGGAACTGGACTGCCGTACCGGCCGACGCGAGCGGTGACGATCGGGTGAGTAAATGGCTCGAGGTCGAGGCCGACGTACTCTGTGATCTCGAGGAGTGGCGCTGA
- a CDS encoding geranylgeranylglycerol-phosphate geranylgeranyltransferase, which translates to MTVGETGRGLLELTRPVNVIAASALTFIGAFVAGGVTEEPLAVAAAVVATGLAVGAGNAINDYFDREIDRINQPERAIPRGAVSAPGALAFSVFLFAGAVALAVTLPPAAIGIAGVNLLALVAYTEFFKGLPGLGNALVAYLVGSTFLFGAAAVGEIAPAVILFVLAAIATLTREIIKDVEDIEGDREEGLNTLPIAIGERKALIVAAVLLVVAVVASPVPFLRGNFGVAYLLVVAPADAVMLLAAYESFADPTTGQSRLKYGMFLAALAFIIGRAALEVTLLV; encoded by the coding sequence ATGACTGTCGGTGAGACGGGTCGCGGGTTGCTCGAGTTGACGCGGCCGGTGAACGTAATCGCGGCGAGCGCCCTGACGTTCATCGGGGCCTTCGTCGCGGGCGGCGTGACCGAGGAGCCGCTCGCGGTCGCTGCGGCGGTCGTGGCCACGGGGCTGGCGGTCGGGGCGGGAAACGCGATCAACGACTACTTCGATCGGGAGATCGACCGGATCAATCAGCCGGAGCGGGCGATCCCCCGGGGTGCGGTGAGTGCTCCCGGGGCGCTCGCCTTTAGCGTCTTCCTCTTCGCCGGCGCAGTCGCGCTTGCGGTGACGCTTCCCCCGGCGGCGATCGGCATCGCGGGCGTCAACCTTCTCGCGTTGGTCGCGTACACCGAGTTCTTCAAGGGGCTGCCCGGCCTCGGGAACGCGCTCGTCGCGTATCTCGTCGGCAGCACGTTCCTTTTTGGGGCCGCGGCGGTCGGCGAGATCGCGCCGGCAGTGATCCTCTTCGTGCTGGCGGCGATCGCCACGCTGACTCGGGAGATCATCAAGGACGTCGAGGACATCGAAGGGGACCGCGAGGAAGGGTTGAACACGCTTCCGATCGCGATCGGGGAGCGGAAGGCATTGATCGTCGCCGCCGTCCTGCTGGTCGTCGCCGTCGTCGCCAGCCCGGTTCCGTTCCTCCGTGGCAACTTCGGCGTCGCGTACCTGCTCGTCGTCGCGCCGGCCGACGCCGTCATGTTACTCGCCGCCTACGAAAGTTTCGCGGACCCGACGACCGGCCAGTCGCGGCTGAAGTACGGGATGTTCCTGGCCGCGTTGGCGTTTATTATCGGTCGAGCAGCCCTCGAGGTCACTCTGTTGGTGTAG
- a CDS encoding RAD55 family ATPase, which produces MYDLADVLPDVEIDPGTNVLVAGPPLTGKRRIAFDILASGAARGDGSIVVTTKDSADKVLESLDDHVGEGVEPDIGVVDCVTKQRGIGTIDDDPRIKYASSPVDMTGIGIKLSEFLQEFYETRGLTQNRVLLHSVSTLLMYSDLQTVFRFLHVFTGRIQSADAMGVYVIDSTAHDDQTMNTLKQLFDAVVELEETADDEEPEIRTAGFSG; this is translated from the coding sequence ATGTATGACCTCGCAGATGTCCTTCCGGACGTCGAAATCGATCCGGGGACGAACGTACTCGTCGCGGGCCCGCCACTGACGGGGAAACGGCGGATCGCCTTCGATATCCTCGCGAGCGGTGCGGCCCGTGGTGACGGCTCGATCGTCGTCACCACCAAAGACAGTGCCGACAAGGTCCTCGAGAGCCTCGACGACCACGTCGGCGAGGGCGTCGAACCGGATATCGGCGTCGTCGACTGTGTCACCAAACAACGGGGTATCGGGACGATCGACGACGACCCGCGGATCAAGTACGCCTCCTCCCCGGTCGACATGACCGGCATCGGGATCAAGCTCTCGGAGTTCCTCCAGGAGTTCTACGAGACCCGCGGGCTGACCCAGAATCGCGTTCTCTTGCACTCGGTGTCGACGCTGCTGATGTACTCCGATCTCCAGACGGTCTTTCGGTTCCTCCACGTCTTCACGGGCCGGATCCAGAGCGCCGACGCCATGGGCGTCTACGTCATCGACTCGACGGCCCACGACGACCAGACCATGAACACGCTCAAACAGCTGTTCGACGCCGTCGTCGAACTCGAGGAGACGGCCGACGACGAGGAGCCCGAGATCCGGACCGCCGGTTTCTCGGGGTAA
- a CDS encoding CoA-binding protein: MPVDTAAEIEEILEYDTIAVVGCSSTPGKAAHDVPKYLLDHGYDVIPVNPYAEEIFGREVYDSVADVEKEIDVVCIFRPSEEVGGIVDTALERDDVDVIWTQQGIRDDEAAARAETAGRAVVQDRCMKVQHRRLVA, translated from the coding sequence ATGCCAGTCGACACCGCAGCGGAGATCGAGGAGATTCTGGAGTACGACACCATCGCCGTCGTCGGCTGCTCGAGTACGCCCGGCAAGGCAGCCCACGACGTGCCGAAGTACCTGCTGGATCACGGCTACGACGTGATCCCGGTCAATCCTTACGCCGAGGAAATCTTCGGCCGCGAGGTCTACGACTCGGTAGCCGATGTCGAGAAAGAGATCGACGTCGTCTGTATCTTTCGGCCCAGCGAGGAGGTGGGCGGGATCGTCGACACAGCCCTCGAGCGCGATGACGTCGACGTCATCTGGACCCAGCAGGGGATCCGCGACGACGAGGCAGCGGCCCGCGCGGAGACGGCGGGTCGGGCCGTCGTACAGGACCGGTGTATGAAGGTCCAGCACCGCCGGCTCGTCGCCTGA